A single region of the Hyphomicrobiales bacterium genome encodes:
- a CDS encoding Peptide/nickel transport system substrate-binding protein → METIRRSLATRRGFLQSVGGAAALASAAGYPEWVFAQTRSGVLNAMLNVEPATLNYALLNTSVIQSVCGSINESLLLFDWQLKPQPNLARSFDISPDGLVYTFELEPDVKWHDGKPFTSKDVVFTCAKMLRELNPRSRAAMDRCESITAEGDHKVVFKLKEPFNAFILAFMASTGPMMPAHIYEGTDYRNNPANTAPIGTGPFKFAQWSKGNFIKLVRNDNYWRKGQPGLDEVNFRIIASAEQRAVALETGAVDMAFGDDLDPIDVPRFRENPGLVMVQNAYDAVGEITLMEINQRMAPFNDRRFRAAIMHAMDRNFLVDQLNFGLGRVADSPIFSTVPYYDPKALTQYEYSPAKAKALLDDMGLKPGAGGVRHKFSVLMLPNQDGPWRRAGEYSKQALADVGLDVELQSTDVATFYKRNGDWDYDVMWNSYGQFGDPAIGMSRFFLSNNIRKGVPQTNTQGYSNPKVDELLQKGATSVKREDAQAAYSELQKILTEDVAMLWMYERRKPLFHAKKFKDVVLGPNGPCDGFGAAKPA, encoded by the coding sequence GGTTATCCGGAATGGGTGTTCGCGCAGACACGCAGCGGCGTGTTGAATGCCATGCTCAACGTGGAACCGGCGACCCTTAACTACGCGCTGCTCAACACCAGCGTCATACAGTCCGTGTGCGGGTCCATCAACGAGTCGCTTCTTTTGTTCGACTGGCAGTTGAAGCCGCAGCCGAACCTTGCGCGCAGCTTCGACATCTCGCCCGACGGCCTCGTCTATACCTTCGAGCTGGAGCCGGACGTCAAATGGCATGACGGCAAGCCGTTCACATCGAAAGACGTGGTGTTCACCTGCGCGAAGATGCTGCGTGAGCTCAATCCACGCAGCCGCGCCGCGATGGATCGCTGTGAATCCATAACGGCGGAAGGTGACCACAAAGTCGTTTTCAAGCTCAAAGAGCCTTTCAACGCCTTTATTCTGGCTTTCATGGCCTCTACGGGGCCGATGATGCCGGCTCACATCTATGAGGGCACTGATTATCGCAATAATCCCGCGAATACAGCGCCGATCGGTACTGGACCTTTCAAGTTCGCCCAATGGTCGAAGGGTAATTTCATCAAGCTGGTGCGCAATGACAATTACTGGCGCAAGGGCCAGCCCGGGCTCGACGAAGTCAATTTCCGCATCATTGCCTCGGCCGAGCAGCGCGCCGTAGCTCTCGAGACGGGCGCGGTCGACATGGCCTTCGGCGATGATCTCGACCCGATCGACGTGCCGCGCTTCCGTGAGAATCCTGGCCTCGTCATGGTGCAGAATGCTTATGACGCCGTCGGCGAGATCACGCTGATGGAGATCAACCAGCGCATGGCGCCGTTCAACGATCGCCGCTTCCGGGCCGCGATCATGCATGCCATGGATCGCAATTTCCTGGTCGATCAGCTGAATTTCGGCCTCGGCCGCGTGGCCGACAGCCCGATCTTCTCCACTGTTCCCTATTATGATCCCAAAGCCCTGACCCAATACGAATATTCGCCCGCCAAGGCCAAGGCGTTGCTTGACGACATGGGGCTGAAGCCCGGCGCGGGTGGCGTGCGCCACAAGTTCTCGGTTCTGATGCTCCCGAACCAGGATGGCCCGTGGCGCCGTGCGGGCGAATATTCGAAACAGGCCCTTGCGGATGTCGGCCTCGACGTCGAACTGCAGTCCACGGACGTCGCCACGTTCTACAAGCGAAATGGCGACTGGGACTACGACGTGATGTGGAACAGCTACGGGCAGTTCGGTGATCCTGCCATCGGCATGTCGCGTTTCTTCCTGTCAAACAATATCCGCAAGGGCGTGCCCCAGACGAATACGCAAGGTTATTCCAACCCGAAGGTCGATGAGCTCCTGCAGAAGGGCGCGACGTCGGTGAAGCGCGAGGATGCGCAGGCCGCTTACAGCGAGTTGCAGAAGATCCTCACCGAGGACGTCGCCATGCTGTGGATGTATGAGCGCCGCAAGCCGCTCTTCCACGCCAAGAAGTTCAAGGATGTGGTGTTGGGGCCGAATGGACCCTGCGACGGTTTCGGCGCCGCCAAGCCCGCATAG